The genome window TCCAGACCTTGGAAAAACAGCGCTGGGTTTCCAACGGCTGGAATTGCTCGATCGTCGCCGGAACGAACGTGCTTGCGTGCCTCCAAGAAACGGTGGAAGTCACACCGAGCGAAGTCCGTCAACTGGCTGTCTTATGGAAGCAGGAACAAGCCGTAACGCTATTGAGAGAAGGGCGTTTCTTTGGACGGTTCGACCGGCCGGAGAAGCAGTTGCCGGATTACAGAAATTTCCCAGCCTTTTCGGATGTATAAGTCGTTGATAATCAACGGTCTTTTTCGACGAAGAGCGCCTCTGCTGAAAAATAATCGGATTTCGACCATAAGGGCGGGATTTTTGCCGATTTTGGGCCCTTTATTTTCGGGCGTTTCTGTTCTGTTTTCCGTTTTTTTCGATTTTCAAAACATGGAGGGCAGAAGTGAGTGATGAGTTCTCCCTAGCCTGAAATCGGCCATTTTTGAAACTAAAGTAAACTGAACTACACTAAACTATAGCGGTGGATTTCCCTGATTTTCCGGTCTTTTCTCGCGAAAATTATGACCCTAAGTTGTTTATTAATAGTTGTTTATGCAATATTTTCGTCATTTTATAAGTATAGTCTATTGAAGTGCACTGTAGTGAACTACATTTAATTTAACTCCTATGTCTCTTGATATTTTCTGAATGGTCGGTACGTTGTTTGACTTTCGGATACGAAGCGCGGGTTGAACCGCACATGAAAAGGAGTTCTTGAGACAGGTCATGGATAGTTTGTTTACAGAGCAGTATCGACGGCTGAAGGAGTGTCATTACCTGATTCTCTACTGGGCTGCTGAAGCAGAGGTGAGGGGATTGAAATACAACATCACCAATGCGTTTGACGACCTGAAAGATCTCGGGATTACACGGACCAAACAAAGCGTAATGGCCTATGTGGAATCGTTGTTCATGCTGTGCTTTATCGATGTGAAAGAGGAGCGCAACCGGAAAAATATTTATTTGGCGGAGTCCGGCGCCCGGGCTTTGGAAGAGCTGGTGAAGAGTGCCGGTTTTAAAACAAAAAAATCCCGATTCATGGAGGGTGTGTAAATGAGTATTGGTATCGGTGGAGCAGGCAGTAAGCTGGCCTCGTTGATGGATGCGGAACAGGCGACGATTGTGAATGTCTCGCAGTCGGAGCTCGATAAGGTTGAGGCCGGCAGCAAAATTCTGGCAGTTGCACATTCAACGCGCGGGCAGTTTAACGGAGCGGGTAAAGATCCGAACGTCGGACGCGCCGCTCATGCGTCGATCTGCAACAAACTTTGCGAGCTGATTAAAGGCGATATGGTTTTCACCTCCAGCGGCGGCGGAACCGGGAATGGTATTTCCTCCCGGCTGCTCGACAGCGTGGCGGAGCAGGATGAGATTTCCCTGAACGATAAAACCGTGTTCGGATTTCTGCTTCCATATGTGGAGCGGGAAAGCTCTGAATTCGTGCAGAACACCGTCGACTTTCTGATGGGGCCGGTTTCCCGTGCCATTGACTCCGGTAATACCGGAAACATTATGCTGTTCTCCAACAAGCTGAAGTTTGAGGGCCGCATCGCCGAGCACGACTACAACACCATGATTGCCGGAAGCCTCAACAATTTCCTTTCGATCCCGCACAAGGGGGACCAGATGGAGCTGATCGACGGACACGTCGACCACGAGGATTTCCGGGTGTACCTTTCCAAGCCGTACTTCAATCATTTCTGCCAGTTCGAATACTCGGCAGACAAACCCTTCGGTGACCTGCTTAAGGAAAACGTCAGTCAGCTGCTGCTGCCGCCGGAGCAGCCGATCGAAGCCATGTTCCTTCTCGAAGTCCCCAGCCGTGACGAAGCAACCAGCTTCTACGACATCCTCGATTATTTCGCCGAGGACCACGTGACGCCTTCATACGGGGTTGTGCTCAACCCGGAGCTCGAAAAGCCCGTACTGACGCTCTCACTGCTTTATTCGCGCAAACCGAAAGAGCTGGTCGATGACTTCTGCCAGCAGGTGGAACGGATTACGCAGAAAAAACTGAAGAAAACCATCAACCAGTTCGTCACGCTCGAAGAGCGCCGCCTCAACGTCGAAGAGGAGGTCCGTAAGATCGAAGAGGAAGACGACAGCGGCAGAAGTGTTCTCGAAGTGCTCGGCCGCCTGCAGAAACTCCGCTAGCCCTATACGAAACCGCGCGCGTGCCCGGGAAGGGCACGTGCCGGAGCCTGGACTGTTCCAAGGTTTGGAATGTTCGGCGTCGTTTTTTCCAAACCCTGGAAATATCAGAAATCGAGGGCCCCTTCGTCGGATTCGCGAAAGAAAAAGCCCTGTTCAGAAAGCGGTTTATTCGGTATTATTCTGGTGGAGCAGAGAAAGGAGGGTTTGGATGAATACAGATCATAAACCGGTTCGAAAATGCCATGACTGCGGACTGAATCTCTTTGATCATTGCGGCATCTACGACATGCCTCGGGAAATGTGGAAACACCGCACCTGCCCCGGATATAAAAATCAGGAATTGCTGGATACCTACAACGAGATACAGGCCCGGTCACAGGTTAACGAACACAAACAGAAGCGTCGCGAAGTCGCCCGGGCGCGAGCCACCGAACCTCATCATCAGGAGCGACTGCCCCTCGCCAACAGATAGATGTAAAGAAGACTCCGCATCTTTACGGTTTCCATGCACTAGGGCGTGTTAACACAACGGGAGCATGTTCACGGGTAGTGCGAAGTAAATAAATACGGTAAACATTACATCGAGTTTCTCGAAGCGGCAGAGAAGATCCTGCGGAACCCCTTAAGTCGGCGAAAGAGGCGTTCACCCGCGTATCTAGGCTTGTACATCTCGCGATCATATTCCCATGGGTTAACTCGGTTGGGGGTAGGGGGAACAACTGGATTCATTCCAGGACCGAATACGAGCTGTCGGGTCTCATTGTCTTCGCAAGCTCTATCCATGAGCACGGTACAGATTTCTGCCGGCTGGTTTTCAGCCCAGTTTGCAATCAGCTCTCGCCCGGCGAGAGCATCGCCTGCCTGACCCGGAGGCAGAGAATGCCCACCGGGTCATCCGTGTATAAATGGTGTGCCAGGTTCCGAAATGAACAGGTAGGCCGCGCCATTTGCATCCATGCTCTGCCACATAGAGAATGGCATTCAAAACATCAATATTTGATAGGGTTACATTGCCTCGTTGCACTGGCAGCACGCGAGCGATCTTCTTGTATTGAGCTTGTGTCACTTTCGTTAAGAAAGATAATGCAAGTCTTGTTGTATCTGCAGGCGCATAGTGTTAACATGCTCTAGGCGTTTTTCTTCTTTTCGGCTTCGTAGTCGTCGAGGGTGCCGGGGTAGTCGATGATGCCGTCTTCGGTGATTTCGAGGATGCGCGTGGCAAGTGTTGCGATAAAGCGATGGTCGTGCGAGACGAAGATCAGGGTGTTGGGGAAGAGCGACAGGCTGTAGTTGAGCGCTTCGATTGATTCGAGGTCCAGATGGTTGGTGGGTTCGTCCAGCGCCAGCACGTTGCCGCCTTCCATCATCATTTTGGAAAGGATCAATCGGGCCTTTTCGCCTCCGCTGAGTACCTTGATTTCTTTCAGCACGTCCTGACCTTTAAAAAGCATTTTTCCCATAAAGGAGCGCAGATCCACCTCGGGGGTGTCGGCGTCGGAGAAACGGTTGAGCCATTCCAGTGCCGGTTTCTTCGGATCCAGCATGGAGGAAGCGTCCTGCGGAAACAGGCTGAACTGAACGGTTTCGCCAAAAATGATCTCTCCGGAATCACTCTTCAGCTGTCCGCACAGGGTGTTGAGCAGCGTGGTTTTTCCGATGCCGTTTTTGCCGATGATGGCGACGCGTTCCTCCGGACCGATGGTGATGGAGAAATCTTTGAAGATGGTTTCGTCGTACGACTTGGAGATCGACGTGGCTTCGATTACTTTGTCGCCTAGTCGCGTTTTCGGATTGAAGCGGATGAAGGGCGAGACCCGGCTGCTGGCTTTGAATTTTTTGATTTCGAGTTTATCGAGTGTCTTTTTGCGCGAGGTGGCCTGTTTGGCTTTGGAGGCGTTGGAGCTGAAACGCGAAATGAACGCCTTAAGTTCGTTGGCCTGCTTTTCGATTTTCTTGTTGGCTTTTTCCTGCTGTTCGCGCGCTTCAAGGCTGGCGATGGTGGAGTCGTCGTAGTTGCCCGGGAACAGTCGGATTTCGTGATAGTCCAGGTCGGCAATGTGCGTGCAGACCTGATTGAGGAAAAAGCGGTCATGCGAAATAGTGATCACCATTCCGGTGTAGCGTTTGAGCAGGTCGACGAGCCACTCAATGGACTCCATGTCCAGATGGTTGGTCGGTTCGTCGAGCAGCAGGAGATCCGGTTTCCCGAACAGAACCTGCGCCAGCAGAATCCGCAGCTTAAAGCCCCCCTGCAGAACCGTCATGCTCTGCCCGAACAGATCCTCGGTAAAGCCCAGCCCGACCAGCAGCGCGGCGGCTTCCGATTCCATCGTGTATCCGCCGGCTTCGCCGAACTCGTCTTCAATGTGCCCGCAGCGCTCGTTCTCTTCGTCGGTAAGCTCCTCTTTTGAATAGAGCATTTCCCGTTCGCAGTGCAGTTTCCACAGCACGGGATTTCCCATGCAGACCGTGTCGAGAATGGTGTACTCGTCAAACGCGGAGTGGTCCTGGCGGAGATAGCCCAGCGTGCAGCCTTCGCCGATAACGACCTCGCCCTCGCTGGGGTCGAGCTGTCCGGTCAGAATTTTCATAAAGGTGGATTTTCCGCAGCCGTTGGCTCCGATCAGCCCGTAGCGGTTGCCCGGAACAAACTTCACAGAAACGTCCTCGAAAAGAGCGGTTTTGCTGAAGCGCATGGTGATTTTGGATGTTGAGATCATGGGGCGGTCCTGTGTTTTTCTGTGAAATGAGCGCCGTGTATAACAGGATGCGCCCCGGGATCCGAACGTTAACCGCCCTGAATTTTTCTCACAGAGCTTGATTTCACATGCCGTATGGTCTCTTGATGTCCGGATAAACAAAGGACACATATGCCGTTTTCCAAACTGGGGCTCCTCGAGCCGATTCTTCGCGTGGTGGATGCCGTTCACTACAAAACGCCCACTCCCGTTCAGGAGCAGGCCATCCCGCTGATCCTCGAAGGCGACGACCTGATTGCCCGGGCGCAGACCGGAACCGGCAAAACTGCCGCCTTCGCGCTGCCCATTCTACAGCGACTTAACTTCGTTGAAACCGACCCGGAACCCGGTTCGCCGCTCGTACTGGTGCTGGTGCCAACCCGCGAGCTCGCTCAGCAGGTCGCGGACACCTTCGAAGAATTTGAACGGCACCTTCCGCGCAGCATCGGCGTTGCCACCGTCATCGGCGGCGAAGATATTCTCGACCAGCTGCGCAGGCTGGAGCAGGGTGTCGATGTCGTCGTCGCCACGCCCGGCCGGCTGCTCGAACTCGTTCGTTCGGAAAAAATCTTTTTCGAGGCGCTTCGCTATTTCGTCATCGACGAAGCCGACCGCCTGCTGGCGCTCGGCTTTGCCGAAGAGCTCGGGCAGATTCTGGAGGTTCTGCCGATCGTGCGCCAGACCCTGCTGTTTTCGGCAACTTATCCCCAAAAGGTCGTCAGCCTCACCGAGCAGATCATGCAGAATCCCGTGGTGGTGAACGCGTCCGGCGATGTGCCGACCGTAACCAACATCACGCAGCGCGCCATCGAAGTGAACCGCCTCAACCGTCGGCCGCTTCTGCAGCATCTGGTCCGCGAAGAGGCGTGGAAGCATGTTCTCGTATTTGTGAGCAGCAAACGCGCGGCACGCAACCTCGCCGTAAAACTCAAACGTAACGGGATTGAGGCCGACGCCTTCCACGGCGACCTCAGCCAGGATGAGCGCACCTTTGTTCTCAATCAGTTTAAAAACCGCAGCATCCACGTCTTGATCGCCACCGATATTGCGGCGCGCGGAATCGACATCCAGAACCTCTCCACCGTCGTCAATTACGACCTGCCGCGCTCACCCGTCGACTACATCCACCGCATCGGCCGCACCGGCCGCGCCGGGGCCGCCGGCGTCGCCGTCAGCTTCATCGACTTCAACGACATGGCGCATTTTGCGCTCATCGAAAAACGGACCAAAGTCCGCGTTGACCGCGAACAGGTTCCCGGCTTTGAACTCGAAGGCGAAGCCCCGAAAAAGAAAAAGGGACCGCCGCCGAAAAAAGGCAGACGCCCCAGCAAAAAAGATAAAGCCCGCGCGGCGGCCGCCAAAGCCGCAGAACGCGGGGAATCATGAACCCGTGGGTAGTCATCGATCAGGCGACCGTGCCGGGCGACGGCGGCGAAATGAAGCTGCTGCAGCGCACGCATGAATTTACCATCAACGTCAAAAACGAAGAGCTCATGAACAGCCGCCTGCACGGCTCCGAAGATGCGCTCGCCGAGCTCACCTGCAAGCCGCTCGCCGCTCGGAAAAAACCGAAGGTCCTCATCGGTGGACTCGGCATGGGCTACACCCTCGGCGCGGCCCTCAGCCATCTCGGGCCGCAGGCCCGCGTCGTCGTCGCCGAACTCGTTCCCGCCGTCATCCAATGGAACCGCACCTATCTGGCCGACCTCGCGGGGCGCCCGCTGGAGGATCCTCGTGCAACGGTCCGCCAGGGCGACGTGGCCGCCATCATCCAGGAGCAGAAAAATGTCTACGACGCCATCCTGCTCGACGTCGACAACGGCCCCGAAGGGCTCACGCATGAAGAAAACGACCGCCTGTATACGCCGGCCGGCCTCGCCGAAGCCAAAGCTGCGCTTCGGCCCGGCGGCGTCCTCGCCATCTGGTCCGCGTTCCCGGACAAAAAATTCACTAAGCGACTTCGCGCCGCCGGCTTCAATGTCGAAGAAGTCCCCGCGCGATCACGCGGCGCCCGCGGCCGCTGGCACCACATCTGGCTGGCTGCAAAGCCATAACGCGGACGAGGCTTCCAACCCTTGGAAAAGAAAAGGCGGGGGTCTCGAACCCCGCCCTGCAGATGCTTGTTTTTGTTGAGGTTAAGCACTAACCGTTTGTCGGTCGAGCGGGTCAATCGAAGAGTTTTTGCCACAAAAAACACAAAACAGATTCTGAATGGGCGGCCTATAAGCCGCCGTCTATTTTTGTGTTTTTTGTGGCGATTAACTCACTGCAATGTTCACCAGTCGTCCTGGAACCACAATCACTTTGCGGATGGTTTTGCCTTCGGTCCATTTTTTGACCGCTTCGTCTTCCATCGCCAGTTTTTCGATATCGTCTTTGGAGGCGCTGGACGGCACGAAGATCTGTCCGCGGACTTTGCCGTTGACCTGCAGGGCCATCTGGATTTCGTCACGGTGCAGCGCGGCTTCGATCACTTC of Tichowtungia aerotolerans contains these proteins:
- a CDS encoding FtsZ/tubulin family protein yields the protein MSIGIGGAGSKLASLMDAEQATIVNVSQSELDKVEAGSKILAVAHSTRGQFNGAGKDPNVGRAAHASICNKLCELIKGDMVFTSSGGGTGNGISSRLLDSVAEQDEISLNDKTVFGFLLPYVERESSEFVQNTVDFLMGPVSRAIDSGNTGNIMLFSNKLKFEGRIAEHDYNTMIAGSLNNFLSIPHKGDQMELIDGHVDHEDFRVYLSKPYFNHFCQFEYSADKPFGDLLKENVSQLLLPPEQPIEAMFLLEVPSRDEATSFYDILDYFAEDHVTPSYGVVLNPELEKPVLTLSLLYSRKPKELVDDFCQQVERITQKKLKKTINQFVTLEERRLNVEEEVRKIEEEDDSGRSVLEVLGRLQKLR
- a CDS encoding ABC-F family ATP-binding cassette domain-containing protein, with the translated sequence MISTSKITMRFSKTALFEDVSVKFVPGNRYGLIGANGCGKSTFMKILTGQLDPSEGEVVIGEGCTLGYLRQDHSAFDEYTILDTVCMGNPVLWKLHCEREMLYSKEELTDEENERCGHIEDEFGEAGGYTMESEAAALLVGLGFTEDLFGQSMTVLQGGFKLRILLAQVLFGKPDLLLLDEPTNHLDMESIEWLVDLLKRYTGMVITISHDRFFLNQVCTHIADLDYHEIRLFPGNYDDSTIASLEAREQQEKANKKIEKQANELKAFISRFSSNASKAKQATSRKKTLDKLEIKKFKASSRVSPFIRFNPKTRLGDKVIEATSISKSYDETIFKDFSITIGPEERVAIIGKNGIGKTTLLNTLCGQLKSDSGEIIFGETVQFSLFPQDASSMLDPKKPALEWLNRFSDADTPEVDLRSFMGKMLFKGQDVLKEIKVLSGGEKARLILSKMMMEGGNVLALDEPTNHLDLESIEALNYSLSLFPNTLIFVSHDHRFIATLATRILEITEDGIIDYPGTLDDYEAEKKKNA
- a CDS encoding DEAD/DEAH box helicase, whose amino-acid sequence is MPFSKLGLLEPILRVVDAVHYKTPTPVQEQAIPLILEGDDLIARAQTGTGKTAAFALPILQRLNFVETDPEPGSPLVLVLVPTRELAQQVADTFEEFERHLPRSIGVATVIGGEDILDQLRRLEQGVDVVVATPGRLLELVRSEKIFFEALRYFVIDEADRLLALGFAEELGQILEVLPIVRQTLLFSATYPQKVVSLTEQIMQNPVVVNASGDVPTVTNITQRAIEVNRLNRRPLLQHLVREEAWKHVLVFVSSKRAARNLAVKLKRNGIEADAFHGDLSQDERTFVLNQFKNRSIHVLIATDIAARGIDIQNLSTVVNYDLPRSPVDYIHRIGRTGRAGAAGVAVSFIDFNDMAHFALIEKRTKVRVDREQVPGFELEGEAPKKKKGPPPKKGRRPSKKDKARAAAAKAAERGES
- a CDS encoding spermidine synthase; translated protein: MNPWVVIDQATVPGDGGEMKLLQRTHEFTINVKNEELMNSRLHGSEDALAELTCKPLAARKKPKVLIGGLGMGYTLGAALSHLGPQARVVVAELVPAVIQWNRTYLADLAGRPLEDPRATVRQGDVAAIIQEQKNVYDAILLDVDNGPEGLTHEENDRLYTPAGLAEAKAALRPGGVLAIWSAFPDKKFTKRLRAAGFNVEEVPARSRGARGRWHHIWLAAKP